One window from the genome of Pseudomonas sp. L5B5 encodes:
- a CDS encoding DUF2058 domain-containing protein, producing MSLSLRDQLLKAGLVNQKQAKQVGKDKQKQQRLVHKGQAVLDDSQQRAAQEAQAEKIKRDQELNRQQQEKAEQKARAAQIKQLIEVSRLPKLNTEDYYNFVDDKKVKRLSVNTLMRNKLSSGSLAIVHHAGGYEVIPREAALKIQERDPGRIVQMNVPTEAPDEDDPYAAYQIPDDLMW from the coding sequence ATGAGCCTTTCCCTTCGCGACCAGTTGCTCAAAGCAGGGCTGGTCAACCAAAAGCAGGCCAAGCAGGTCGGCAAGGACAAGCAGAAGCAGCAGCGCCTGGTCCACAAGGGCCAGGCCGTGCTCGATGATTCCCAGCAGCGCGCCGCCCAGGAGGCGCAGGCCGAGAAGATCAAGCGTGACCAGGAACTCAATCGTCAGCAGCAGGAGAAGGCCGAGCAGAAGGCCCGGGCGGCACAGATCAAGCAACTGATCGAGGTTTCGCGCCTGCCCAAGCTGAACACCGAGGACTACTACAACTTCGTCGATGACAAGAAGGTCAAGCGCTTGTCGGTGAATACCCTGATGCGCAACAAGCTGAGCAGCGGCTCGCTGGCCATCGTCCACCATGCCGGTGGTTATGAGGTGATCCCGCGGGAGGCGGCGCTGAAGATCCAGGAGCGTGATCCTGGCCGTATCGTGCAGATGAATGTGCCGACCGAGGCACCGGATGAGGATGATCCGTACGCGGCCTACCAGATCCCTGACGATCTGATGTGGTAA